The following proteins come from a genomic window of Pseudomonas putida:
- a CDS encoding MdtA/MuxA family multidrug efflux RND transporter periplasmic adaptor subunit: MRVSVSRSPRRWLVGLLILLLVALLAWWLWPAATPAPKEAGGGRPGKGMGIGMGRPGFGGSTEAVPVRVEPARVGDFPLYYKALGTVTATNTVNVRSRVAGELVKIHFKEGQQVKAGDLLAEIDPRSYRIALQQAEGTLAQNRAQLKNAQVDLARYKGLYAEDSIAKQTLDTSEAQVAQFQGLVKTNQAQVNDARLNLDFTQIRAPISGRVGLRQLDLGNLVAANDTTALVVITQTEPISVAFTLPETELTTVLERYRSGASLPVEAWDRGDSKLQSTGVLASIDNQIDITTGTLKFKGRFENKDMALFPNQFVNVRLLADTLKQVVMAPAAAIQFGNDGTFAYVVTADNTVNVRKLKVGPSDGENSVILEGLKAGDRLVLEGTDRLREGSKVEVVEDSSQVPTTPGQHLQGQDGKGSAQTGETAGKAGA, encoded by the coding sequence ATGCGAGTTTCCGTCTCCCGATCCCCTCGTCGCTGGCTCGTTGGCCTGCTGATCCTGCTGCTGGTGGCCCTGCTGGCCTGGTGGTTGTGGCCCGCTGCAACGCCTGCCCCAAAAGAAGCGGGCGGGGGTCGCCCGGGCAAGGGCATGGGCATCGGCATGGGCCGTCCCGGCTTCGGTGGCTCCACCGAAGCGGTGCCAGTGCGCGTTGAACCTGCACGGGTGGGCGACTTTCCGCTCTACTACAAGGCGCTTGGCACAGTCACCGCGACCAATACCGTCAACGTGCGTAGCCGTGTTGCCGGTGAGCTGGTGAAAATCCACTTCAAGGAGGGCCAGCAGGTCAAGGCTGGCGACTTGCTGGCCGAGATCGACCCGCGCTCCTACCGCATCGCGCTGCAGCAGGCCGAAGGCACGCTGGCGCAAAACCGGGCGCAGCTCAAGAACGCCCAAGTCGACCTGGCGCGCTATAAAGGCCTGTACGCCGAAGACAGCATCGCCAAGCAGACGCTCGATACCTCCGAAGCCCAGGTGGCGCAGTTCCAGGGGCTGGTTAAAACCAATCAGGCTCAGGTCAACGATGCCCGCCTGAACCTCGACTTCACCCAGATCCGTGCGCCGATCAGTGGCCGGGTGGGCCTGCGTCAGCTCGACCTGGGCAACCTGGTGGCGGCCAATGACACTACCGCGCTGGTGGTCATCACCCAGACCGAACCGATCAGCGTCGCCTTCACCTTGCCGGAAACCGAACTGACCACCGTGCTGGAACGTTACCGCAGCGGTGCCAGCCTGCCGGTCGAGGCCTGGGACCGCGGCGACAGCAAGCTGCAGTCCACTGGCGTGCTGGCCAGCATCGACAACCAGATAGACATCACCACCGGTACCCTGAAGTTCAAAGGCCGCTTCGAGAACAAGGACATGGCGCTGTTCCCCAACCAGTTCGTCAACGTGCGCCTGTTGGCCGACACCCTCAAGCAGGTCGTAATGGCCCCGGCGGCGGCCATCCAGTTCGGCAACGACGGCACCTTCGCCTATGTCGTCACTGCCGACAACACGGTCAATGTGCGCAAGCTCAAGGTGGGCCCAAGTGACGGTGAGAACAGTGTGATCCTTGAAGGACTCAAGGCCGGTGATCGCCTGGTGCTCGAAGGCACCGACCGCCTGCGCGAAGGTTCCAAGGTCGAAGTGGTCGAAGACAGCTCGCAAGTACCGACCACCCCCGGCCAGCACCTGCAAGGGCAGGACGGCAAAGGCTCGGCCCAGACCGGTGAAACGGCAGGCAAGGCGGGCGCATGA
- the tpx gene encoding thiol peroxidase, whose amino-acid sequence MAQVTLKGNPVQVNGELPKAGAQAPAFSLVGEGLADKSLKDFAGKRKVLNIFPSVDTPTCATSVRKFNAQANDVANTVVLCISADLPFAQARFCGAEGLENVKNLSTLRGREFLENYGVAIADGPLAGLAARAVVVLDENDKVLHSELVGEIADEPNYDAALAVLK is encoded by the coding sequence ATGGCTCAAGTGACTCTCAAAGGCAACCCGGTTCAGGTCAACGGCGAGCTGCCAAAAGCCGGTGCCCAGGCTCCGGCCTTTTCCTTGGTAGGTGAAGGTTTGGCCGACAAGTCGCTGAAGGACTTCGCCGGCAAGCGCAAGGTGCTGAACATCTTCCCAAGTGTCGATACCCCGACCTGCGCTACCTCGGTGCGCAAGTTCAACGCCCAGGCCAACGATGTGGCCAACACCGTGGTGCTGTGCATCTCCGCCGACCTGCCGTTCGCCCAGGCGCGCTTCTGCGGCGCCGAAGGCCTGGAGAACGTGAAGAACCTGTCGACCCTGCGTGGTCGCGAGTTCCTCGAAAACTACGGTGTTGCTATTGCCGACGGCCCGCTGGCCGGCCTGGCTGCCCGCGCCGTGGTAGTGCTGGACGAAAACGACAAGGTGCTGCACAGCGAGCTGGTAGGCGAAATCGCTGACGAGCCGAACTATGACGCGGCATTGGCGGTGTTGAAGTAA
- a CDS encoding serine/threonine transporter, giving the protein MNEQAPSVEQRFESTQAALGSWSRHDTTWMLGLFGTAIGAGTLFLPINAGLGGFWPLLILAALAFPMTYFAHRGLTRFVLSGRSGGDITDVVQEHFGIKAGALITVLYFFAIFPILLIYSVALTNTVTSFMEHQLHMTPPPRALLSFVLILGLLAIVRCGEQATVRVMSLLVYPFIVALALLGLYLVPHWTGGILDSASQLPSGSAFLHTVWLAIPVMVFSFNHSPIISAFAVDQKRRYGEHADERSGQILARAHLLMVAMVLFFVFSCVLTLDSVQLAEAKAQNLSILSYLANHFSNPTIAFAAPLIAFIAIAKSFLGHYIGASEGLKGIIAKTGARPGAKALDRVVAALMLVVCWIVATLNPSILGMIESLGGPIIAVLLFLMPMYAIRRVPSMRKYSGALSNVFVVVVGLVALTSVVYGLLG; this is encoded by the coding sequence ATGAACGAGCAGGCCCCAAGCGTTGAACAACGCTTCGAATCGACCCAAGCTGCCCTTGGCAGCTGGTCCCGTCATGACACGACCTGGATGCTGGGCCTGTTTGGCACTGCCATCGGCGCAGGTACCTTGTTCCTGCCGATCAACGCTGGCCTCGGTGGTTTCTGGCCGCTGCTGATTCTCGCCGCACTAGCCTTCCCGATGACCTATTTCGCCCACCGCGGCCTGACCCGGTTCGTCCTGTCCGGGCGCAGTGGCGGCGACATCACCGACGTGGTGCAAGAACATTTCGGCATCAAGGCCGGTGCACTGATCACCGTGCTGTACTTCTTCGCCATCTTTCCGATCCTGCTCATTTACAGCGTGGCGCTGACCAATACGGTCACCAGCTTCATGGAGCACCAGTTGCACATGACCCCGCCGCCGCGGGCGCTTTTGTCGTTCGTGCTGATCCTCGGGCTTCTGGCCATCGTGCGCTGCGGTGAGCAGGCCACGGTGAGGGTCATGAGCCTGCTGGTGTACCCGTTCATCGTCGCCCTGGCGCTGCTGGGCCTTTACCTGGTCCCGCACTGGACCGGTGGTATCCTCGACAGCGCTTCCCAGTTGCCATCGGGTTCGGCTTTCCTGCACACCGTGTGGCTGGCGATCCCGGTGATGGTGTTCTCGTTCAACCACTCGCCGATCATCTCGGCCTTCGCAGTGGACCAGAAGCGCCGGTATGGCGAACACGCCGACGAGCGCAGTGGCCAGATCCTGGCCCGCGCGCACCTGCTGATGGTGGCCATGGTGCTGTTCTTCGTCTTCAGCTGCGTACTGACCCTCGACAGCGTTCAATTGGCTGAAGCCAAGGCACAGAACCTGTCGATCCTGTCGTACCTGGCCAATCACTTCAGCAACCCGACGATCGCTTTCGCCGCGCCGCTGATCGCCTTCATCGCCATCGCCAAGTCGTTCTTGGGCCACTACATCGGTGCCAGCGAAGGCCTGAAGGGTATCATCGCCAAGACCGGCGCACGCCCTGGCGCCAAGGCGCTGGACCGTGTGGTTGCCGCGCTGATGCTGGTGGTGTGCTGGATCGTCGCCACTTTGAACCCGAGCATCCTGGGCATGATCGAATCGCTGGGCGGCCCGATCATCGCCGTGCTGCTGTTCCTGATGCCGATGTACGCCATTCGCCGCGTGCCATCAATGCGCAAGTACAGTGGCGCGCTGTCCAACGTCTTCGTAGTGGTGGTTGGCCTGGTTGCGCTGACTTCTGTGGTGTACGGCCTGCTGGGCTGA
- a CDS encoding aromatic amino acid transaminase encodes MFKHVDAYAGDPILSLMETFKADPRADKVNLSIGLYYDEAGVVPQLEAVDAVEKRIAGVAHEASLYLPMEGLASYRQAIQALLFGADHPAVTGKRVATVQTVGGSGALKVGADFLKRYFPASEVWVSNPTWDNHRAIFEGAGFKVHSYPYFDQASRGVDFDGMLATLQALPANSVVLLHPCCHNPTGADLTQEQWQHVVEVVKARQLIPFLDIAYQGFGEGLVEDAYAIREMARAGVPCLVSNSFSKIFSLYGERVGGLSVVCDDEDTTQSVLGQLKATVRRNYSSPPNFGAQLVAGVLGDAALNAQWAAEVEVMRKRILDMRQALVDALAVLLPGQDFQFFLRQRGMFSYTGFSVEQVRRLRDEFGVYLIDSGRVCMSGLRPANLQRVAEAFAAVQK; translated from the coding sequence GTGTTCAAACATGTCGATGCCTATGCCGGCGACCCGATTCTCTCGTTGATGGAAACCTTCAAGGCCGACCCGCGCGCCGACAAGGTCAACCTGAGTATCGGCCTTTATTACGATGAGGCCGGCGTGGTGCCGCAGCTCGAAGCGGTGGATGCCGTTGAAAAACGCATCGCCGGCGTGGCCCACGAGGCTTCGCTGTACCTGCCGATGGAAGGCCTGGCCAGCTACCGCCAGGCGATCCAGGCGCTGCTGTTCGGTGCTGATCACCCAGCCGTCACCGGCAAGCGCGTCGCGACCGTGCAGACTGTCGGCGGCTCCGGCGCGCTCAAGGTCGGCGCCGATTTCCTCAAGCGTTACTTCCCTGCCTCCGAAGTCTGGGTCAGCAACCCGACCTGGGACAACCACCGCGCCATCTTCGAAGGTGCAGGGTTCAAGGTGCACAGCTATCCGTACTTCGACCAGGCCAGCCGTGGCGTAGACTTCGATGGCATGCTGGCGACTTTGCAGGCCCTGCCGGCCAACAGCGTCGTGCTGCTGCATCCTTGCTGCCATAACCCCACCGGTGCCGATCTTACCCAGGAGCAGTGGCAGCACGTAGTGGAAGTGGTCAAGGCGCGCCAGTTGATCCCGTTCCTCGACATCGCCTACCAGGGCTTCGGCGAGGGTCTGGTGGAAGACGCGTACGCCATCCGCGAAATGGCCCGTGCCGGCGTACCGTGCCTGGTCAGCAACTCGTTCTCGAAGATCTTCTCGCTGTATGGCGAGCGGGTAGGGGGCCTGTCGGTGGTCTGTGACGATGAAGACACCACTCAAAGCGTGCTTGGCCAGCTTAAGGCGACTGTGCGCCGCAACTACTCCAGCCCGCCCAACTTCGGCGCACAGCTGGTAGCCGGCGTGCTCGGCGATGCTGCGCTGAATGCGCAGTGGGCCGCTGAAGTCGAAGTGATGCGCAAGCGCATCCTCGATATGCGCCAGGCTCTGGTCGATGCTTTGGCCGTGTTGCTGCCAGGCCAGGACTTCCAGTTCTTCCTGCGCCAGCGTGGCATGTTCAGCTACACAGGTTTCAGCGTCGAGCAGGTCCGTCGCCTGCGCGACGAGTTCGGTGTGTACCTGATCGACAGCGGCCGGGTGTGCATGTCCGGCCTGCGCCCGGCCAACCTGCAACGGGTTGCCGAAGCGTTCGCTGCCGTTCAGAAGTAA
- a CDS encoding Ldh family oxidoreductase, giving the protein MSAPSTHPVVRMPFAELQGLLQAIFQRHGCSAAVASVLAHNCASAQRDGAHSHGVFRMPGYVSTLTSGWVNGCAIPLVADVAAGFVRVDAGGGFAQPALAAARAMLVEKARSAGIAVLAIHNSHHFAALWPDVEPFADEGLVALSVVNSMTCVVPHGARKPLFGTNPIAFAAPCAGHDPIVFDMATSAMAHGDVQIAARAGQQLPEGMGVDADGQPTTEPRAILEGGALLPFGGHKGSALSMMVELLAAALTGGHFSWEFDWASHPGAKTPWTGQLIIVIDPSKAEGDRFAQRSRELVEQMQAVGLSRMPGERRYREREIAQREGVAVTELELQELKALAG; this is encoded by the coding sequence ATGTCTGCACCTTCCACCCACCCTGTCGTGCGCATGCCTTTTGCCGAACTGCAGGGGTTGTTGCAAGCAATCTTCCAGCGTCACGGCTGCAGTGCGGCGGTGGCCAGCGTGCTCGCCCACAATTGCGCCAGCGCTCAGCGCGATGGCGCCCATAGCCACGGGGTGTTTCGTATGCCTGGCTATGTCTCGACCCTGACCAGCGGTTGGGTGAACGGCTGTGCCATACCGCTGGTGGCTGACGTGGCGGCTGGCTTTGTTCGGGTAGACGCTGGCGGGGGCTTTGCCCAGCCGGCCTTGGCCGCGGCGCGTGCAATGCTGGTCGAAAAGGCCCGCAGTGCCGGCATCGCGGTACTGGCGATTCACAACTCCCACCATTTCGCAGCGCTGTGGCCAGACGTCGAGCCGTTTGCCGATGAGGGCCTGGTGGCTCTGAGCGTGGTCAACAGCATGACCTGTGTCGTGCCACACGGTGCACGCAAGCCGTTGTTCGGCACCAACCCGATTGCCTTTGCCGCGCCGTGTGCGGGGCATGACCCTATCGTTTTTGACATGGCCACCAGCGCCATGGCCCATGGTGACGTGCAGATTGCTGCGCGGGCTGGACAGCAGCTGCCGGAGGGCATGGGCGTGGACGCCGATGGCCAGCCGACCACCGAGCCCAGGGCCATTCTGGAGGGCGGTGCGCTGCTGCCCTTCGGCGGACACAAGGGCTCGGCACTGTCGATGATGGTCGAGTTACTGGCGGCGGCGCTGACCGGCGGGCATTTCTCCTGGGAATTCGACTGGGCGAGCCACCCTGGGGCGAAAACGCCGTGGACCGGGCAGTTGATCATCGTCATCGACCCGAGCAAGGCCGAAGGCGACCGGTTTGCGCAGCGCAGCCGGGAGCTGGTCGAGCAGATGCAGGCGGTGGGGTTGTCGCGTATGCCGGGCGAGCGACGCTACCGGGAGCGGGAAATTGCGCAACGTGAAGGGGTGGCGGTGACTGAGCTTGAGCTGCAGGAGCTCAAGGCGCTGGCCGGCTGA
- a CDS encoding MurR/RpiR family transcriptional regulator: MSQPIKQRLEHSLQGATASGHKIASYMLANLQELPFQTSASIAAKLGVSESSVGRFCRSLGYAHLKALKQDLQSDLGDGPWLVGDRLQEYRQQHDDNTRAGSLELEIAALVRVHEYSRSEAWHITAQRLADRPRVFVAGFQTERGVAQCMAHLLHYLRDGVQVVDGSAGHFGEVLLGRPENSALVVFEARRYSRHALLLCQKARQAGIPVTLVTDTFCDWADANADEVFRIPTEFNLFWESTSAMLSWVHLMVNEVCKKLGPDVEKRLEATAALHNEFVGYTTGKQQ; this comes from the coding sequence ATGAGCCAACCGATCAAACAACGCCTGGAACACAGCCTGCAAGGCGCGACTGCTTCAGGCCACAAGATCGCCAGCTACATGCTCGCCAATCTCCAGGAATTGCCATTCCAGACCTCGGCCAGCATTGCCGCCAAGCTCGGCGTCAGCGAATCCAGTGTCGGGCGTTTCTGCCGCTCCCTCGGTTATGCCCATCTCAAGGCGCTCAAGCAAGACCTTCAGAGCGACCTGGGTGATGGCCCATGGCTGGTGGGAGACCGCCTGCAGGAATACCGCCAGCAGCACGACGACAATACCCGCGCAGGCAGCCTTGAACTGGAAATCGCCGCGCTGGTACGGGTGCACGAATACAGCCGCAGCGAGGCCTGGCACATAACCGCCCAGCGCCTGGCAGACAGGCCGCGGGTATTCGTTGCCGGTTTTCAGACCGAGCGTGGTGTGGCCCAGTGCATGGCCCACCTGCTGCACTACCTGCGCGACGGCGTCCAGGTGGTCGATGGCAGTGCCGGGCACTTCGGCGAGGTGCTGCTCGGGCGCCCGGAAAACAGCGCGTTGGTGGTGTTCGAGGCACGCCGCTATTCCCGCCATGCCTTGCTGCTGTGCCAGAAGGCACGCCAGGCCGGTATCCCGGTCACGCTGGTGACCGACACCTTCTGCGATTGGGCCGATGCCAATGCCGACGAGGTGTTCCGCATCCCCACCGAATTCAATCTGTTCTGGGAGTCCACCTCGGCAATGCTGTCGTGGGTGCACCTGATGGTCAACGAGGTCTGCAAGAAGCTCGGGCCTGATGTTGAAAAACGTTTGGAAGCGACTGCCGCTCTACATAACGAATTCGTCGGCTACACGACGGGAAAACAACAATAG